One region of Spiroplasma culicicola AES-1 genomic DNA includes:
- a CDS encoding Gfo/Idh/MocA family protein, whose product MIKFGTIGTSTITKEFITSAKTNENLKIVCCYSRDKQKARDLINEFSLYAKAVDNFAVLVDEVDAVYIASPNGLHYEQAKYFLLQQKHVLLEKPLTLDYQQACELFEIAVKNNVILMEAYKTIHTPGFAKLFDSTSYLEPFLANFNLNQYSSRMNDVKQGIFNSVFDQNLGKGSTYDLLIYPVELAIALFGPIKEVKAMGLKLPNGSGLNDVVLIKHENDVIVNITCSKASSGKINNEILSDKATIVFDHCTSIGNIDIYKIEEQSEKYSAFKKEEQSENLFDYEISVFVKMVLNSDYDLRDYLLDISCEAIKVLNLVEKDQQVIGES is encoded by the coding sequence ATGATTAAATTTGGAACAATTGGTACAAGTACAATTACAAAAGAATTTATTACTAGCGCAAAAACAAATGAAAATCTAAAAATTGTATGTTGCTATTCAAGAGATAAGCAAAAAGCACGTGATTTAATTAATGAATTTTCTTTATATGCAAAAGCAGTCGATAATTTTGCAGTTTTAGTTGATGAAGTTGATGCAGTTTATATCGCAAGTCCTAATGGATTGCATTATGAACAAGCAAAGTATTTTTTGCTTCAACAAAAACATGTTTTATTAGAAAAACCATTAACGCTTGATTATCAACAAGCTTGTGAATTATTTGAAATAGCTGTTAAAAATAATGTTATTTTAATGGAAGCATATAAAACAATTCATACACCTGGTTTTGCAAAATTATTTGATTCAACTTCATATTTAGAACCATTTTTAGCAAATTTTAACCTAAATCAATATTCTTCTAGAATGAATGATGTTAAACAAGGAATTTTTAATTCAGTATTTGATCAAAATCTAGGAAAAGGCTCAACATATGACTTATTAATTTATCCAGTTGAATTAGCAATAGCTTTATTTGGGCCAATTAAAGAAGTTAAAGCCATGGGGTTAAAATTACCTAACGGTAGTGGATTAAATGACGTGGTTTTAATTAAACATGAAAATGATGTTATTGTAAATATTACTTGTAGCAAAGCAAGTAGTGGTAAAATAAATAATGAAATACTTTCAGACAAAGCAACTATTGTTTTTGATCATTGTACAAGTATTGGTAATATTGATATTTACAAAATTGAAGAACAAAGTGAAAAATATAGTGCTTTTAAAAAAGAAGAACAAAGTGAAAATCTTTTTGACTATGAGATTTCTGTTTTTGTTAAAATGGTTTTAAATAGTGATTATGATCTACGTGATTATTTGTTAGATATAAGTTGTGAAGCCATTAAAGTATTAAACTTGGTTGAAAAAGACCAGCAAGTTATAGGAGAAAGTTAG
- the coaBC gene encoding bifunctional phosphopantothenoylcysteine decarboxylase/phosphopantothenate--cysteine ligase CoaBC encodes MKTINLIITGGIAASKSRKVYDLLAQKYQVNVIVSENAKRFVKLDDINYIDKIFDQDYYENHTFGEHIKLAFGAELNVVYPASYSYIGKIANGLAGDISSLLFAASKAPFLLFPSMNFNMYANPILHANKEKLLNIANVRWIEPKVGKMASGHVGIGRALEPEEVDEIVGQYFKDYVKFNDKKVVLNFGRTRSYIDKVRYITNESSGKMGMSIRDNLKGHVKELVNIFGDTDVVNVEDELNIHCKTNQDMLEAMKTHFDDANIVICVAALYDFEVENKVDHKIEKREQHELSINLKGSIDVLKELGKIKKNQYLVGFSLANEFDLEKAWTKATEKNVDMLIVNLTSAMGDNFNQVKVLTVKDKKVIDIPYDNKNNVSAEILRLIHEAI; translated from the coding sequence ATGAAAACCATTAATCTTATTATCACAGGTGGAATTGCTGCAAGTAAATCTAGAAAAGTTTATGATTTACTTGCACAAAAATATCAAGTAAATGTAATTGTGTCAGAAAATGCTAAAAGATTTGTAAAATTGGACGATATTAACTATATTGATAAAATCTTTGATCAAGATTATTATGAAAATCATACATTTGGAGAACATATTAAATTAGCTTTTGGAGCTGAATTAAATGTCGTTTATCCAGCAAGTTATAGTTATATTGGCAAAATTGCTAATGGTTTGGCTGGAGATATAAGTTCGCTTTTATTTGCTGCAAGTAAAGCACCCTTTTTGCTTTTTCCAAGTATGAACTTTAATATGTATGCCAATCCAATCTTACATGCAAATAAAGAAAAACTATTAAATATTGCAAATGTAAGATGAATTGAACCTAAAGTTGGAAAAATGGCTAGTGGCCATGTGGGAATTGGAAGAGCTTTAGAACCTGAAGAAGTTGATGAAATTGTTGGTCAATACTTTAAAGATTATGTAAAATTCAATGATAAAAAAGTTGTTTTAAACTTTGGAAGAACAAGAAGCTACATTGATAAAGTACGCTATATTACAAATGAAAGTTCAGGAAAAATGGGTATGTCAATTCGTGATAATCTAAAAGGTCATGTTAAAGAATTGGTAAATATTTTTGGAGATACTGATGTTGTCAACGTTGAGGATGAATTAAATATTCATTGTAAAACTAATCAAGACATGCTTGAAGCTATGAAAACTCACTTTGATGATGCAAATATTGTTATATGTGTTGCTGCTCTTTATGACTTTGAAGTTGAAAATAAAGTTGATCATAAAATTGAAAAAAGAGAGCAACATGAACTTTCAATTAATTTAAAAGGATCAATTGATGTCTTAAAAGAATTGGGAAAAATCAAAAAAAATCAATATTTAGTAGGTTTTAGTCTTGCAAATGAATTTGACTTAGAAAAAGCCTGAACTAAAGCAACAGAAAAAAATGTTGATATGTTAATTGTTAATTTAACAAGTGCTATGGGTGATAATTTTAACCAGGTAAAGGTTTTAACAGTTAAAGATAAAAAAGTAATTGATATCCCTTATGATAATAAAAATAATGTATCAGCTGAAATTTTGCGTTTAATCCATGAAGCAATTTAA
- the deoC gene encoding deoxyribose-phosphate aldolase, whose amino-acid sequence MKQLNKYIDHTLLKPTATVKEIEILCNEAKEYDFATVCVNPCQIELAAKLLKNTNVGITTVIGFPLGANTSEVKAFETMDAIKKGATEIDMVVNIGAIKDQNWDLVLNDMKAVKKAAPNNTVKVIMENCLLEKEEIVKACQLAVEAGLEFVKTSTGFSTGGATFEDVKLMADTVKDKAQVKAAGGVRTFEDAQKMIENGATRLGTSGGVSIVKGQDNTSNY is encoded by the coding sequence ATGAAGCAATTAAACAAATATATTGACCATACATTATTAAAACCAACAGCAACAGTTAAAGAAATTGAAATATTGTGTAATGAAGCAAAAGAATATGATTTTGCAACAGTTTGTGTAAATCCTTGTCAAATTGAATTAGCTGCTAAATTATTAAAAAACACAAATGTAGGAATTACTACAGTAATTGGTTTTCCACTTGGAGCAAATACAAGCGAAGTTAAAGCTTTTGAAACAATGGATGCAATTAAAAAAGGGGCAACTGAAATTGATATGGTTGTCAATATTGGTGCTATTAAAGATCAAAATTGAGATTTAGTGTTAAACGATATGAAAGCTGTTAAAAAAGCAGCTCCAAATAACACAGTTAAAGTTATTATGGAAAATTGCTTACTTGAAAAAGAAGAAATTGTAAAAGCATGTCAATTGGCTGTAGAAGCTGGACTTGAATTTGTTAAAACTTCAACTGGTTTTTCAACTGGAGGAGCTACATTTGAGGATGTTAAATTAATGGCAGATACTGTTAAAGATAAAGCCCAAGTTAAAGCTGCTGGGGGAGTTAGAACATTTGAAGATGCTCAAAAAATGATTGAAAATGGAGCCACTAGACTTGGAACAAGTGGAGGAGTTTCAATTGTTAAAGGACAAGACAATACATCAAATTATTAA
- a CDS encoding Holliday junction ATP-dependent DNA helicase RuvA → MFYLKAKIIKIYQNEIILEVNNTGYHGYLIEVSSIQLNQEVLIYFINLKTDYSDQYLFFTDKENYLMAKLLLEIKNVGIKTILSIFKTLTANELIAYAKNSDLNAILLATNVGQNICQKIIIKIRSKYLSQKYNKIQLNVIQSLHKLGYKIGDIYQAILKVDPNLDQDNLLKNTIIKLNEVYY, encoded by the coding sequence ATGTTTTATTTAAAAGCAAAAATTATTAAAATATATCAAAATGAAATCATTTTGGAAGTTAACAATACTGGATATCATGGTTATTTAATTGAAGTTAGTTCAATTCAATTAAATCAAGAAGTTTTAATCTATTTTATAAATTTAAAAACAGATTATAGTGACCAATATTTATTTTTTACAGATAAAGAAAATTATCTAATGGCAAAATTGTTATTAGAAATTAAAAATGTTGGTATTAAAACTATTTTATCAATTTTTAAAACTCTCACTGCAAATGAATTGATTGCATATGCAAAGAATAGTGATTTAAATGCAATTTTATTAGCAACAAATGTAGGGCAAAACATTTGCCAAAAAATCATTATAAAAATTAGATCTAAATATTTAAGCCAAAAATATAATAAAATTCAATTAAATGTTATTCAATCTCTACATAAATTAGGTTACAAAATTGGTGATATTTATCAAGCGATTTTAAAAGTTGACCCCAATCTAGACCAAGATAATTTATTAAAAAATACAATTATAAAATTAAATGAAGTCTATTATTAA
- the ruvB gene encoding Holliday junction branch migration DNA helicase RuvB — MKSIINNIRPSVFDEYIGQEKIINNLKVYIDAAKIRNSKLDHMILHGNSGLGKTSLAYLIAKQLNKKIYILNGPTLQKASEIISPLTSLKEGDILFIDEIHAVSKDVYEILYPVLEDNQLNLIIGKEYNSKIVNIKLPNFTLIVATTELNRLSDPFINRFAINFDFQNYTKPEISQILTLNVIKMNLNLSVEVIEYLSGFCKLNPRICINLLKRINDYIISQKPKKITIKYITNVLNNLNIYQYGLNLQDINYLKLISKHKYIGLDTIRQILNISTATILNIIEPNLISNELITKTVRGRTITKKGVDLLKTCDV, encoded by the coding sequence ATGAAGTCTATTATTAATAATATTCGTCCATCAGTTTTTGATGAATATATTGGTCAAGAAAAAATCATTAATAATTTAAAGGTATATATTGATGCTGCAAAAATTAGAAATTCAAAGTTAGATCATATGATTCTTCATGGAAATAGTGGTCTTGGAAAAACTAGTCTAGCTTATTTAATTGCCAAACAATTGAATAAAAAAATTTATATTTTAAATGGTCCAACTTTACAAAAAGCAAGTGAAATAATTTCACCTTTAACCAGTTTAAAAGAGGGTGACATACTTTTTATTGATGAAATACATGCTGTTTCAAAAGATGTTTACGAAATTTTATATCCAGTTTTAGAAGATAATCAACTAAATTTAATAATTGGAAAAGAATATAATTCAAAAATTGTCAATATTAAATTACCAAATTTTACGTTAATAGTGGCAACAACAGAATTAAATCGTTTATCAGATCCTTTTATTAATCGTTTTGCTATTAATTTTGATTTTCAAAATTATACAAAACCAGAAATTAGTCAAATTTTAACCTTAAATGTAATTAAAATGAATTTAAATTTGTCAGTTGAAGTAATTGAATATTTAAGTGGATTTTGTAAATTAAATCCAAGAATTTGTATTAATTTACTTAAGAGAATTAATGACTATATTATTAGTCAAAAGCCAAAAAAAATTACAATTAAATATATAACAAATGTTTTAAATAATTTAAATATTTATCAATATGGACTAAATTTACAAGATATTAATTATTTAAAGTTAATTTCAAAACACAAATATATTGGTTTAGATACTATTCGCCAAATTTTGAATATTTCAACTGCAACTATTTTAAATATTATTGAACCAAATTTAATTTCTAATGAATTAATTACAAAAACAGTTAGGGGAAGAACAATTACTAAAAAGGGAGTTGATTTACTTAAAACATGTGATGTATAA
- the rpsU gene encoding 30S ribosomal protein S21 — protein sequence MASVTVREGEPIEKALKRFQKVAASSKAEARKREYHLSKKEKRIYKQKQNRKFG from the coding sequence ATGGCAAGTGTTACAGTACGTGAAGGAGAGCCAATCGAAAAGGCTTTAAAAAGATTTCAAAAGGTAGCCGCTTCTTCAAAGGCAGAAGCAAGAAAGCGTGAATATCATTTGAGTAAAAAAGAAAAACGTATTTATAAACAAAAACAAAACAGAAAATTTGGTTAA
- a CDS encoding LD-carboxypeptidase — protein sequence MKLGLFHPSDFLTDNKIDFQNSIDFFIEKGFTIIKPDEKSKNHGRNVGLAFEFNKMIQRKPKLVLPTYCFENTNTLIDLIDWKLVKKSNSIFCGNSYATTILNAVVSNSNNRVFYGPNFIKQFNQEQKNEYYINLIDCINSKFSKKGQYNENNILLNDWIFEGTKKITGNLIGGEIESLIKIWNTQYMPSLTSNSILFIDGIPEDEYEVESIISFMLHNHLFKKPKAIIFAKSLMGDQKLQQLIKERLKNNYPKNIVYGIEGMFSNNIICWELNAQTTIDFEGKIITQISR from the coding sequence ATGAAATTAGGATTATTCCATCCATCAGATTTTTTAACAGATAATAAAATTGATTTCCAAAACTCAATTGATTTTTTCATTGAAAAAGGGTTTACGATTATTAAACCAGATGAAAAATCAAAAAATCATGGAAGAAATGTTGGTCTTGCTTTTGAATTTAATAAGATGATTCAAAGAAAACCAAAATTAGTATTACCAACTTATTGTTTTGAAAATACTAATACTTTAATTGATTTAATTGATTGAAAATTAGTTAAAAAATCTAATTCAATTTTTTGTGGAAATTCATATGCAACAACAATTTTGAATGCAGTTGTTTCTAATTCAAATAATCGTGTCTTTTATGGTCCCAACTTTATTAAACAATTTAATCAAGAACAAAAAAATGAATACTATATTAACTTAATTGATTGTATTAATTCCAAATTTTCAAAAAAAGGCCAATATAATGAAAATAATATTTTATTAAATGATTGAATTTTTGAGGGAACTAAAAAAATTACTGGTAATTTAATCGGAGGAGAAATTGAGTCACTTATCAAAATTTGAAATACTCAATATATGCCTTCATTAACTTCAAATTCAATTTTATTTATTGATGGAATTCCAGAGGATGAATATGAAGTTGAATCAATTATAAGTTTCATGCTACATAATCATTTATTTAAAAAGCCAAAAGCAATTATATTTGCAAAATCATTAATGGGTGATCAAAAACTACAGCAATTAATAAAAGAAAGATTAAAAAATAATTATCCAAAAAATATAGTATATGGAATCGAAGGTATGTTTTCAAATAATATTATTTGTTGAGAGTTAAATGCTCAAACAACAATTGATTTTGAAGGTAAAATAATAACACAGATTTCACGATAA
- a CDS encoding PTS transporter subunit EIIC, whose amino-acid sequence MTRSEFDKNFELSWYTKNNYKTFLQKLSKSFGFVIILMPIFGILLSIGSIIDNYSNNEIAQKLFKNIGSILFSNIGIWFCLAIVIGFANNKGAAIYSALIFYLIFNVSISAFIVPSAEIPDQFNILFWKKLNSKIYLTNIFGINTFNTGVIGGLFCGTIATINYRIFKDIKLIKGLEFFAQEKFVLIMTPIFSLLCAFIFMIIWPMIGWALMSFGVLVAKSPVGVDSFIFRTLQRMLIPFGSSLLWQAPMWYTDIGGNLINYQDQLLVQYLNRTNADLSSSPGILEYILEQNVFGDQLYEALKEKLETNQELFSIIDNWFSQTNQLGLWDLRGDQIISAGVLHNEYVTIQDCWNSGLRVTRFLTGGFVNSMFVLPTIAVVIFLRIPKDKRKQHIGMYSSAILTSFLLGITEPIEYIFCYLNPIFFFAIYAPLTGVIGAITSLLELKIGTTFSTGLFDLIFQGIIPTINGQNTRIWILPILGICFGAIVFTISYFYFKAINFDPLTTNVQQKYIDKQNIVQLKLFFLNFKNIEAIKKENNKLNIKLKKSIEVNQFDYWFISIEKQNLEYYFVIKENYITTIELFIEIYNSKNNLNTFKVENKKQFLEFKKQFVKQNKK is encoded by the coding sequence ATGACTAGAAGCGAATTTGATAAAAATTTTGAACTTTCATGATATACAAAAAATAATTACAAAACTTTTTTACAAAAACTTAGCAAAAGTTTTGGATTTGTAATTATTTTGATGCCAATTTTTGGGATCTTACTTTCAATAGGGAGTATCATTGATAACTATTCAAATAATGAAATTGCACAAAAGTTATTTAAAAACATAGGATCTATTTTATTTTCAAATATTGGTATTTGATTTTGTCTGGCAATTGTAATTGGTTTTGCAAATAATAAAGGTGCTGCAATTTATAGTGCTTTGATATTTTACTTAATATTTAATGTTTCAATTTCTGCATTCATTGTTCCTTCAGCTGAAATTCCAGATCAATTTAATATTTTATTTTGAAAAAAATTAAATTCAAAAATATATTTAACAAATATTTTTGGTATTAATACTTTTAATACTGGAGTTATTGGAGGATTGTTTTGTGGAACAATTGCAACAATTAATTATAGAATTTTTAAAGATATAAAACTAATTAAAGGATTAGAATTTTTTGCACAAGAAAAATTTGTATTAATCATGACTCCAATCTTTTCACTTTTATGTGCATTTATTTTTATGATTATTTGACCAATGATTGGTTGAGCACTTATGAGTTTTGGGGTATTGGTTGCAAAATCTCCAGTTGGAGTTGATTCATTTATTTTTAGAACTTTACAAAGAATGCTAATTCCATTTGGATCAAGTTTATTATGACAAGCACCAATGTGATATACAGATATTGGAGGTAATTTAATTAACTACCAAGATCAATTGTTAGTTCAATATTTAAATAGAACTAATGCTGATTTATCAAGTTCTCCAGGTATATTAGAGTATATTCTTGAACAAAATGTTTTTGGTGACCAATTATATGAAGCTTTAAAAGAAAAATTAGAAACAAATCAAGAATTATTTTCAATAATTGATAATTGATTTTCTCAAACAAATCAGTTAGGTCTTTGAGACCTAAGAGGGGATCAAATAATTTCAGCAGGGGTTTTACATAATGAGTATGTTACAATTCAAGATTGCTGAAACTCAGGTTTAAGAGTTACAAGATTCTTGACGGGAGGATTTGTAAACTCAATGTTTGTACTTCCTACAATTGCAGTTGTAATATTTTTGAGAATTCCAAAAGATAAACGAAAACAACATATTGGAATGTACAGTTCTGCAATTTTAACTTCATTTCTTTTAGGAATTACAGAACCAATTGAATACATTTTCTGTTATTTAAATCCAATTTTCTTTTTTGCAATTTATGCTCCTTTAACAGGTGTAATTGGAGCAATAACGTCTTTATTGGAATTAAAAATTGGAACAACTTTTTCAACTGGTTTATTTGATTTAATATTTCAAGGAATTATTCCAACCATTAATGGTCAAAACACTAGAATATGAATACTTCCAATTTTAGGAATTTGTTTTGGAGCAATTGTTTTTACAATTAGTTATTTTTATTTTAAAGCAATTAATTTTGATCCATTAACAACTAATGTTCAACAAAAATATATTGATAAACAAAATATAGTTCAATTAAAATTATTCTTTTTAAATTTTAAAAACATTGAAGCAATAAAAAAAGAAAATAATAAATTAAATATTAAATTAAAAAAATCAATTGAAGTTAATCAGTTTGATTATTGATTTATTTCAATTGAGAAACAAAACTTAGAATATTATTTTGTTATTAAAGAAAATTATATTACAACAATTGAATTATTTATTGAAATCTATAATAGTAAAAATAATTTAAATACTTTTAAAGTAGAAAATAAAAAACAATTTTTGGAGTTCAAAAAACAATTTGTAAAACAAAATAAAAAATAG
- a CDS encoding lipoprotein → MRKILSFLASFSLVPSTVATTISCEMLTDQEKVMRYISLIEEAETLRMYWLKDYKTILNINWENPSYAEIMEAQNSAELQYFIIANAEWYLNQHLATLIPDYKEYDKKGKISEIYAQDEVWFPPFFNAATGRAALITPLNYKFFSRATRIHLNNQLAKYTP, encoded by the coding sequence ATGAGAAAAATATTATCTTTTTTAGCATCTTTTTCTTTAGTACCCTCAACTGTTGCCACAACAATTAGTTGTGAAATGTTAACAGATCAAGAAAAAGTAATGAGATACATTTCATTAATAGAAGAAGCTGAAACTTTAAGAATGTATTGATTAAAAGATTACAAAACAATCTTAAATATTAATTGAGAAAATCCTTCATATGCTGAGATTATGGAAGCACAAAATAGTGCAGAATTACAGTATTTTATAATTGCAAATGCAGAATGATATTTAAATCAGCATTTAGCAACATTAATTCCTGATTATAAAGAATATGATAAAAAAGGTAAAATAAGTGAAATCTATGCTCAAGATGAAGTATGGTTTCCTCCATTCTTTAATGCAGCTACAGGAAGAGCTGCTTTAATTACTCCATTAAATTATAAGTTTTTTTCAAGAGCTACTAGAATACATTTAAATAATCAATTAGCTAAATATACACCATAA
- a CDS encoding Panacea domain-containing protein: MNRICKARAIANYVVNYVYQKCEGLFSYRDLIYAEEDVIDFKNIKLQNILYFLYGLYYSKTGKQIFDDDFIAHKYGPIINEVYYEVKQRLRNPFRNIPKFFFSDSNYSELNTDFDIINEILDSILKFSSWRLIELNHLNNSPWKLTKKLTIMNKTQINNYFLKIKFE; this comes from the coding sequence ATGAATAGAATATGCAAGGCAAGAGCTATTGCAAATTATGTGGTAAATTATGTTTACCAAAAGTGTGAGGGACTTTTTTCATATAGAGATCTAATTTACGCAGAAGAAGATGTAATAGATTTTAAAAATATAAAATTACAAAATATTTTATATTTTTTATATGGTTTATATTATTCCAAAACTGGAAAACAAATATTTGATGATGACTTTATTGCTCATAAATATGGACCAATCATTAATGAAGTATACTATGAAGTAAAACAACGTTTAAGAAATCCATTTAGAAATATTCCAAAGTTTTTCTTTAGCGATTCAAACTATTCTGAACTAAATACAGATTTTGATATTATAAATGAAATTTTAGACTCAATTTTAAAATTTTCTTCTTGAAGATTAATTGAATTAAATCACCTCAATAATTCACCTTGAAAATTAACAAAGAAATTAACAATTATGAATAAAACTCAAATTAATAATTACTTTTTAAAGATCAAGTTTGAATAA